TTACTACATTAGTACCATCAACATTGATACTAGTGGTGTTATAGTTATCTATAGCTATGCGCTGACCAGAAAAGTTATTATTGCTACCAGATATTACAAGGGCAGCACCTGTTTCTATTTTTTGTGTTTGTTGGGTTTCATTGCTATTAATAGGAGCGCCAGAGCTATTTTGTTCTACTTGATTGTTAGTCGGTGCAGTATTTTCGTGATTGTCATTATTGCTACCATTACCGCTACTACAACCAGATAATACGAAAGCGATCAATAATGTTGAGCCAAATTTTAAAACATGATTTAAAGAAAACATACTAATATTCCTTATTGAAAAAGTAGCCATAAAATACCTTCAAAGGTATTAGACTGGACTGTATCATTAGAAATTCAATTTGTCTATAAGTTAGTTAATTTTATAAGGTTAAGTGTTTTAATTTAAAAGTAAATTACAATACTTATATTTTATTAAACCTCCCACCAAATCAACGCCCATTTGCGTTGTCCGTGTTTTATCGGTTCATTGTTTATTTGTTTTTGTTGATAGAATTGAGCCAAACTTTGTTTTTCTTTTTCGGTGAGATTGCCGAGAGAAAATTCCACAGAATTTAATAAATCCTCAAAGGTTTCGCCTTGGAAATGACCGGATTCGGTTTCAATAAAACTCACATTCGCGTGAATGCCTTTTTGGTAGAGACGATTGACTAAATAAATATAAGTTGGGAAGCCCACGTCATCACGACCAATGGCTTCAAATACGCCTTCATCGAGAAAATGACGTTGGGTCACTGAGGTTAAAAAAACGCGTTTTTTAGCCTTGCTTTGCAGCTTTTCAATCATATCATCCAAATCATCCACAAGCGTCGAGCGAGAGGCGAGTATTACATCCGCTTGAGGCACATCATCCCAGTTATCGGACCATGATTTATGTAGAAGGGTAATATTATTCAGTTGATACTTTTCTTTGTACTGTTGCACCATCTCTAACATCCCTTGGCTGTAATCGAGAGCATACACGGCTTGGCATTGTTGGGCTAAAGGAATCACAAACGTGCCGGGGCCACAGCCAATATCTAACACCGTTTCATTGGGTTGCACATTCATGGCTTTAAGCAACGTTTCGTTATAACGGCTTGGTTTACCCACTAAATTCTCGGCCATTTTAGGTGCTTTTTTATCCCACTTTGTTGGTGGAAGATTATAGTGATTGCAGGCTTTCAGATGTTGTTGATAGAGATCGTTGAAATTGATGTCATTGATGATCATAGTGGTGCCCCAAAGTGCGGTTAGTTTTCGGATTGTTTTTAAATTGCTTGATGATTATATGCTTTCTCCCACTGAAAATCATTTGAAAATGATTGACGCAAACGTTTTCGTTTTGGCGTGTTTTCCTTTATAATAGCCCGCGATTTTCATCTCAAACACAACTCAAAGGTACCCGTATGTTTCAAACTTTTCGTGGCTCACCCGCCCTTTCTGAATTCCGTATTCAAGGTTTAATGCAAAAATTCCAACAAAATCAATTACCGGTAAAATCGGTTTACGCGGAATATTTGCATTTTGTGGAATTAAATCGACCGCTTGTTAGCGAGCAGGAAGCAAAATTAAAAGCGTTGTTACATTACGGTCCAACTTTGGCAGAGCATGAGGCCAAAGGCGAAACTTTTATCGTGATTCCACGCGTTGGCACGATTTCTTCTTGGTCTTCTAAAGCGACGGATATCGCACATAACTGCGGTTTAAATGAAGTAGAGCGTATTGAGCGTGGTTTGGCGTATTATTTTGAATTAAGCCAACCGCTTGATGAAAAAACAACTGAAAAATTGACCGC
This portion of the Haemophilus haemolyticus genome encodes:
- a CDS encoding class I SAM-dependent methyltransferase encodes the protein MIINDINFNDLYQQHLKACNHYNLPPTKWDKKAPKMAENLVGKPSRYNETLLKAMNVQPNETVLDIGCGPGTFVIPLAQQCQAVYALDYSQGMLEMVQQYKEKYQLNNITLLHKSWSDNWDDVPQADVILASRSTLVDDLDDMIEKLQSKAKKRVFLTSVTQRHFLDEGVFEAIGRDDVGFPTYIYLVNRLYQKGIHANVSFIETESGHFQGETFEDLLNSVEFSLGNLTEKEKQSLAQFYQQKQINNEPIKHGQRKWALIWWEV